In the Sinorhizobium arboris LMG 14919 genome, one interval contains:
- the betA gene encoding choline dehydrogenase has product MQADFVIIGSGSAGSALAYRLSEDGRNSVIVLEFGGSDVGPFIQMPAALAWPMSMSRYNWGYLSEPEPNLNNRRITAPRGKVIGGSSSINGMVYVRGHSEDFNRWEELGAQGWAYADVLPYYKRMEHSHGGEQAWRGTDGPLHVQRGPVKNPLFHAFIEAGKEAGFEVTEDYNGSKQEGFGLMEQTTWQGRRWSAASAYLRPALKRPNVELVRCFARKVVIENGRATGVEIERGGRTEVVKANREVIVSASSFNSPKLLMLSGIGPASHLREVGIEVKLDRPGVGQNLQDHMEFYFQQVSTKPVSLYSWLPWFWQGVAGAQWLFFKRGLGISNQFESCAFLRSAPGVKQPDIQYHFLPVAISYDGKAAAKSHGFQVHVGYNLSKSRGNVTLRSSDPKADPVIRFNYMSHPEDWEKFRHCVRLTREIFGQKAFDLYRGPEIQPGEKVRTDEEIDAFLREHLESAYHPCGTCKMGAKDDPMAVVDPETRVIGLDGLRVVDSSIFPHITYGNLNAPSIMTGEKAADHILGRQPLARSNQEPWINPRWAVSDR; this is encoded by the coding sequence ATGCAGGCAGATTTCGTCATCATCGGTTCCGGCTCGGCGGGCTCGGCGCTCGCCTACCGCCTGTCGGAAGACGGCAGGAATTCGGTCATCGTGCTCGAGTTCGGCGGCTCGGATGTCGGTCCGTTCATCCAGATGCCGGCAGCGCTTGCCTGGCCGATGAGCATGAGCCGCTATAATTGGGGCTATCTCTCCGAGCCGGAGCCGAACCTCAACAACCGGCGCATCACTGCGCCGCGCGGCAAGGTGATCGGCGGCTCCTCCTCGATCAACGGCATGGTCTATGTCCGCGGCCATTCGGAAGACTTCAACCGCTGGGAGGAACTCGGCGCACAAGGCTGGGCCTATGCGGATGTGCTGCCCTATTACAAGCGAATGGAGCATTCGCACGGCGGCGAACAGGCCTGGCGCGGCACCGATGGGCCGCTGCACGTGCAGCGCGGCCCGGTCAAGAATCCCCTTTTTCACGCCTTCATCGAAGCGGGAAAAGAGGCCGGCTTCGAAGTGACCGAGGATTATAACGGCTCGAAGCAGGAGGGCTTCGGGCTGATGGAGCAGACGACATGGCAGGGCCGCCGCTGGTCCGCCGCTTCCGCCTATCTGAGGCCCGCGCTCAAGCGTCCGAATGTCGAGCTCGTCCGTTGCTTCGCCCGCAAGGTCGTCATCGAGAACGGCCGGGCGACGGGCGTGGAGATCGAACGGGGCGGACGGACCGAGGTGGTGAAGGCCAATCGCGAGGTGATCGTCTCAGCCTCGTCGTTCAATTCGCCGAAGCTGCTGATGCTTTCCGGCATCGGCCCGGCCTCGCACCTCAGAGAGGTGGGGATCGAGGTGAAGCTCGACCGTCCCGGCGTCGGCCAGAACCTGCAGGACCATATGGAATTCTATTTCCAGCAGGTGAGCACAAAGCCGGTCTCACTTTATTCCTGGCTGCCATGGTTCTGGCAGGGCGTCGCCGGTGCGCAATGGCTTTTCTTCAAGCGAGGCCTCGGCATTTCCAACCAGTTCGAGTCCTGCGCCTTCCTGCGCTCGGCACCCGGCGTGAAGCAGCCGGATATTCAGTACCACTTCCTGCCCGTGGCGATCAGCTATGACGGCAAGGCGGCGGCGAAGTCGCACGGCTTCCAGGTGCATGTCGGCTACAATCTCTCCAAGTCGCGCGGCAACGTCACGCTCCGCTCCTCCGACCCCAAAGCCGACCCGGTGATCCGCTTCAATTATATGAGCCACCCGGAAGACTGGGAGAAGTTCCGCCATTGCGTGCGCCTGACGCGCGAGATCTTTGGTCAGAAGGCCTTCGACCTCTACCGCGGACCGGAAATCCAGCCGGGCGAGAAGGTCCGGACGGACGAAGAGATCGACGCCTTTCTGCGCGAACATCTCGAAAGCGCCTATCATCCCTGCGGCACTTGCAAGATGGGTGCCAAGGACGACCCCATGGCGGTGGTCGATCCGGAAACCCGGGTCATCGGCTTAGACGGGCTTCGCGTCGTCGACTCCTCGATCTTCCCGCACATCACCTACGGCAACCTGAACGCCCCCTCGATCATGACCGGCGAAAAGGCCGCCGACCATATCCTCGGCAGGCAGCCACTCGCCCGCTCCAACCAGGAACCCTGGATCAATCCGCGCTGGGCGGTGAGCGATCGGTAG
- a CDS encoding chloride channel protein, translated as MPSAYAKSKLLRRSKVLWGSYDVWRPRLVFWVGAIAIGVISVAFAEAADWAQHAFRRLTDAGQWSFLLPLLLTPGVFVLSAWLAIRLFPNAQGSGIPQAIAARHLHGEEERSRLLSLRLAFGKILLTVLGLFGGASIGREGPTVQVGASIMLQAARWGGIAHARGLILAGSAAGIAAAFNTPLAGIVFAIEEMSRTYESRANGLVLTAVILSGLAALSLSGNYTYFGTASATASGAKDFLLIFACGVGGGLLGAGFSMTSLRLTRRIRRWAQPAPLRRMLMLAAGCGLVTGIIGVLTGGATFGTGYEQAHAAVGGEALPLFFFLGKLFASFAAMISGIPGGIFAPSLAIGAGLGSTMSSLFGTGIALGAVLGMAGYFAGIVQAPMTAFVIIMEMTGNHQGVIPLMAASMLGYITSRLISPEPLYHGLSRTFIAQSILLRRSSAKSEAASQ; from the coding sequence ATGCCTTCAGCCTACGCGAAATCGAAACTTCTTCGCCGGTCCAAAGTCCTTTGGGGCTCCTACGACGTCTGGCGACCGCGGCTGGTCTTTTGGGTGGGCGCAATTGCAATCGGCGTGATCAGCGTCGCCTTCGCCGAAGCTGCCGACTGGGCACAACACGCCTTCCGCCGCCTGACGGATGCCGGGCAATGGAGCTTTCTGCTACCGCTTCTCCTCACACCCGGGGTTTTCGTCCTTTCAGCCTGGCTCGCCATCCGCCTCTTCCCCAACGCCCAGGGCAGCGGCATCCCGCAAGCCATCGCCGCCCGGCATCTGCATGGCGAGGAAGAGCGCTCGCGCCTGCTGTCGCTGCGGCTCGCCTTCGGAAAAATCCTGTTGACCGTTCTCGGACTTTTCGGCGGGGCATCGATCGGCCGCGAAGGGCCGACAGTCCAGGTCGGCGCGTCGATCATGCTGCAGGCCGCCCGGTGGGGCGGCATCGCACATGCGCGCGGGCTCATTCTCGCCGGCTCCGCTGCGGGCATCGCGGCTGCCTTCAACACGCCGCTGGCGGGAATCGTCTTTGCCATCGAGGAGATGAGCCGGACCTACGAGTCGCGCGCCAACGGGCTCGTCCTGACCGCCGTCATACTTTCAGGCCTCGCGGCCTTAAGTCTATCCGGCAATTACACCTATTTCGGTACCGCCTCGGCGACCGCGAGCGGGGCGAAAGACTTCCTGCTCATTTTCGCCTGCGGCGTCGGAGGCGGACTGCTTGGAGCCGGCTTCAGCATGACCAGCCTGCGTCTGACGCGGCGTATCCGCCGGTGGGCACAGCCGGCACCTCTGAGGCGCATGCTGATGCTTGCAGCCGGATGCGGCCTCGTCACCGGCATAATCGGCGTGCTGACCGGTGGCGCGACCTTCGGCACCGGTTATGAACAGGCCCATGCGGCCGTCGGGGGCGAGGCGCTCCCCCTTTTCTTTTTCCTGGGAAAATTGTTCGCGAGCTTCGCGGCGATGATCTCGGGTATTCCCGGCGGCATTTTCGCCCCCTCTCTTGCCATCGGCGCAGGACTCGGCAGCACCATGAGTTCGCTTTTCGGAACCGGCATCGCATTGGGGGCCGTGCTCGGAATGGCCGGCTACTTCGCCGGCATCGTTCAGGCGCCGATGACCGCCTTCGTCATCATAATGGAGATGACCGGCAACCATCAGGGCGTGATCCCGCTGATGGCCGCCTCGATGCTCGGCTATATCACCTCGCGGCTTATCTCGCCCGAGCCGCTCTATCACGGCCTTTCCCGAACCTTCATCGCCCAGAGCATTCTTTTGCGCAGAAGCAGCGCGAAAAGCGAGGCCGCATCGCAATGA
- a CDS encoding phosphoadenylyl-sulfate reductase, whose amino-acid sequence MTTQSLKAEVVALAAEVTDLEIEAKTLNAKLEGLDLAGRLALVAGLEGRAVFTTSLGIEDQVITAAIGSNHLDIEVATLKTGRLFNETVALIDRTEEAFGILIKRYYPEKADIDAYVAQYGMNGFYESVEARHACCGVRKLKPLARALDGASYWITGLRRGQSGNRAATPFAEADAERGLIKINPLADWGIETIQAHVAAEGIPVNPLHSRGYPSIGCEPCTRAIKPGEPERAGRWWWENDEKRECGLHVPEAASSIIPSASSAA is encoded by the coding sequence ATGACGACGCAATCCCTCAAAGCAGAAGTGGTGGCCCTCGCAGCAGAAGTGACGGACCTCGAAATCGAAGCGAAGACCCTCAACGCCAAGCTCGAGGGCCTGGACCTTGCCGGGCGGCTGGCGCTCGTCGCCGGGCTCGAAGGCCGTGCGGTCTTCACCACCTCGCTCGGCATCGAAGATCAGGTGATTACCGCCGCGATCGGCAGCAACCATCTCGATATCGAAGTCGCGACGCTCAAGACAGGCCGCCTCTTCAATGAGACCGTGGCGCTGATCGACAGGACCGAGGAAGCCTTTGGTATCCTCATTAAACGCTATTATCCGGAAAAGGCCGACATCGACGCCTATGTGGCGCAATACGGCATGAACGGCTTCTACGAGAGCGTCGAAGCCCGGCATGCCTGTTGTGGCGTGCGCAAGCTGAAGCCGCTTGCGCGCGCACTCGATGGGGCAAGCTACTGGATCACGGGCCTGCGCCGCGGGCAGTCGGGCAACCGTGCCGCGACCCCGTTTGCGGAAGCCGACGCCGAGCGTGGGCTCATCAAGATCAATCCGCTCGCGGACTGGGGCATCGAGACGATCCAGGCTCACGTCGCGGCAGAGGGCATTCCCGTCAACCCGCTGCACAGTCGCGGCTACCCTTCGATCGGTTGCGAGCCCTGCACCCGCGCCATCAAGCCCGGCGAGCCGGAGCGCGCCGGCCGCTGGTGGTGGGAGAACGACGAGAAGCGCGAATGCGGCCTGCATGTGCCGGAAGCGGCTTCCTCGATCATTCCCAGCGCCAGCAGCGCGGCCTGA
- the cysD gene encoding sulfate adenylyltransferase subunit CysD, whose protein sequence is MPHTLPETELHNPQSTKPPLDPHLKALENEAIHIFREVAAEFERPVMLYSIGKDSSVLLHLARKAFYPGRVPFPLLHVDTGWKFREMIAFRDEMVARYDLDLVAHTNPRGAAENVTPFTHGSALYTDIMKTEALRQALDAGQYDAAFGGARRDEEASRAKERIYSFRTPDHRWDPRNQRPELWNIYNGMIRKGESVRAFPLSNWTEVDIWRYIQAEEIPIVPLYFARKRPVVERDGMLILAEDPRLELLPGEVKREEVIRFRTLGCFPLTGAIRSDADTLDDIIAELETATVSERQGRAIDRDQAGSMEKKKREGYF, encoded by the coding sequence ATGCCCCACACTCTTCCGGAAACGGAACTGCATAATCCGCAAAGCACCAAACCGCCGCTCGACCCGCACCTGAAGGCGCTGGAGAACGAAGCGATACATATCTTCCGCGAGGTCGCGGCCGAATTCGAGCGTCCGGTGATGCTTTACTCGATCGGCAAGGATTCGTCGGTCCTGCTGCATCTTGCGCGCAAAGCCTTCTATCCCGGCCGCGTCCCCTTCCCGCTTCTGCATGTCGACACCGGCTGGAAGTTCCGCGAGATGATCGCATTCCGCGACGAGATGGTCGCGAGATACGATCTCGATCTCGTTGCCCACACCAATCCGCGCGGCGCAGCCGAGAACGTCACCCCGTTCACGCACGGTTCGGCGCTCTATACCGATATCATGAAGACCGAAGCCCTGCGCCAGGCGCTCGACGCGGGCCAGTACGACGCCGCATTCGGCGGCGCGCGCCGCGACGAGGAGGCAAGCCGTGCCAAGGAGCGCATCTACTCCTTCCGCACACCCGATCATCGGTGGGATCCGCGTAACCAGCGCCCGGAGCTCTGGAATATCTATAACGGCATGATCCGCAAGGGCGAGAGCGTCCGCGCCTTCCCTCTGTCGAACTGGACCGAGGTCGACATCTGGCGCTACATCCAGGCGGAAGAGATCCCCATCGTTCCCCTCTATTTCGCCAGGAAACGCCCGGTCGTCGAGCGGGACGGCATGCTGATTCTCGCCGAGGACCCACGCCTCGAGCTGCTTCCCGGCGAGGTCAAGCGCGAGGAAGTCATCCGCTTCCGCACGCTCGGCTGTTTCCCGCTGACGGGCGCGATCCGCTCCGATGCCGACACGCTCGACGACATCATTGCCGAACTTGAGACCGCGACCGTCTCCGAGCGCCAGGGCCGCGCGATCGACCGCGACCAGGCCGGCTCGATGGAAAAGAAGAAACGCGAAGGATATTTCTGA
- a CDS encoding DUF6152 family protein — translation MATSLSSPVPAAGLLSLLLVTGAYAHHGWSWAEAEQVELSGTIREISMAPPHPTLQVETQNDGTWRVELGNPRLTERSGFVEGVARAGDPIVVLGNRSLDRNEKRMKAVRITVAGKVYDIYPERIRTN, via the coding sequence ATGGCTACGTCTTTGTCGTCACCCGTACCCGCGGCCGGTTTGCTGAGCCTGCTTCTCGTGACCGGTGCCTATGCGCATCACGGCTGGTCCTGGGCTGAGGCAGAGCAGGTGGAGCTTTCAGGCACGATCCGCGAGATCTCGATGGCGCCGCCGCATCCGACCCTCCAAGTCGAGACGCAGAATGACGGCACCTGGCGGGTCGAGCTCGGCAACCCGCGGCTCACCGAACGTTCCGGCTTTGTCGAAGGGGTTGCCAGGGCCGGCGATCCGATCGTCGTGCTCGGCAACCGCTCGCTCGACCGGAACGAGAAAAGGATGAAGGCCGTGCGGATCACCGTCGCCGGCAAGGTCTATGATATCTATCCGGAGCGCATACGGACAAACTGA
- a CDS encoding DUF6644 family protein, protein MEDALTWIGALPFAAAIRRSATLYIFVNAAHILSIGIIVGSILTLDLRLLGFFRTVPVGVLGPFLSRAAAVGIALAVATGFCLFSVRPAEYAGNPAFLTKMTLLALGVLNAALLHLSPQWREAVKGGPLSLRVRVAALLSMTAWTGAVFAGRWIGFLLE, encoded by the coding sequence ATGGAGGACGCGCTGACGTGGATCGGGGCGCTGCCCTTCGCGGCAGCGATACGGCGCTCCGCGACCCTCTACATCTTCGTGAACGCCGCCCACATACTCTCGATCGGGATCATCGTCGGCTCGATCCTGACGCTCGATCTGCGGCTGCTCGGCTTCTTCCGCACCGTACCCGTCGGAGTGCTCGGACCCTTTCTTTCACGCGCGGCGGCAGTCGGCATCGCGTTAGCCGTCGCCACCGGTTTCTGCCTCTTCAGCGTTCGTCCGGCCGAATATGCCGGCAATCCTGCCTTCCTGACGAAGATGACGCTGCTCGCGCTCGGCGTCCTCAACGCGGCCTTATTGCACCTGAGCCCGCAATGGCGCGAGGCCGTCAAAGGCGGGCCGCTGTCCCTGAGGGTCCGCGTCGCCGCGCTGCTCTCCATGACGGCCTGGACCGGCGCCGTCTTTGCCGGCCGCTGGATCGGATTCCTCCTGGAATAA